GGTCATGTAAAGAAAAGTTCTTATAATAGGTTCTTTTGTTAACTCATTAATTATTTTGCATTCCTCTCCTCATGCACTTCAaggtttggttttttttttttttttttgcaattgaATTTCGTCTTTAATCATGATAATTgtccttttgaattccataagcATATGATTACTAAACAGATACAGGACAGTAGATTTCTAAACAGTGCACTATAGGCTATTTGTGCATGGAAAAAATCAGATGTGTAAGTCATTAAAATTACTTCTTTCCTTATCTTCCTTCTCCAAATACAAAGCTCATAGAAATTTTCTTACAGTGATTCTATAGTTGCATCAATTCATATGCCAAATCCATTCCTCCCATTTGAGCTATGCGATTGATTTAGATCAGTAATTGCATGCTTTTTCGCTTTTTAAAGCATTTTGAGGTATTTGTGAAATATATGAATCTAAACTATTGTAAATATCTTTAGCTTTGAGAATATTTGGTCAATTCTAATTTAAGTCCTCATTCTAGACTTTGTTGACTAGAAAAAACACCATCACGGGGATTGAATATAGGAACGATCCCAGCATCTTTGGATGGGAGTTGATGAATGAACCTCGTTGCATGTCTGATCCTTCAGGTGACACTCTCCAAGTAAGTTTGTGAACTCCTTACTCCACTATAATCTCGTAAGTATCAAGTATGGAAGGGCTTGAGTCATCTGATTTACAATAAATCTTCTAATAAAATAGTAACTTTTCTGGGGAGTTTATATTATTCTGGGCCTGAATTAGGTCAAAGACTTCAAGGATATTGTTTGAAAACTGCTATTATTATGTGCAATTATGACCTCAGCCTTATTTTTTCTGAATGCAATTTTCTTTTTGACCTCAACTAAAATGTTGCTAACATCATGTGGAAAGTGTATGCTTAGATGACTAGTAAATGTATGTTGAACTCCGTTTTATTGATTGTGCTTATTTCCTTGACAAAATCTTTCCGTTTCTCTGGAAATTTAAGCCCAAAAAAGCTCCTCTTTTGGCACCTTTGCTTAAATAATTTCACAAGTCAAAGGTTTCAAGATTCGTTGCTAGAACTAGTTGAATTAGAAATCACTTTCTACAGAACTTATGCAGGCATGTGCTTGTATGTGCACTTAGACAGGGGAAAgaaggagagggagagaggttgGTTTCCCCCCTCCCTATTTTTGATTGATCTTTGTGCATGCATTGACCTTATGGCATGGAATTGTAGGACTGGATCGAAGAAATGTCAGCATTTGTGAAATCTATCGACAAGAACCATCTGCTGACTGTGGGCCTGGAAGGATTTTATGGTCCCAAAAACCCAAAGAGGTTAACTGTGAACCCAGAAGATTGGGCATCAACCTTTGGATCTGATTTTGTTCGCAACTCCAAGGTCCCAGACATTGATTTTGCCTCTGTCCATATATACCCTGATCATTGGTAACATTGCATTTCCCTTAACCTTACACGTAATTTAAAATTGCCACAAATGTTTCTTTTTGGGTGTTTGGTTTTTATCATCTGCTGTTGcaaatttcctttattttttttaatcatctttGTGGCTGTATATGCTGTTGAATTTTGTTTATATTGCTCAATGTGTGTTGAGTCTTTTGTTGCTCATACTGCTTACCTATATGAAATTGATCATTTTTTACTAGGATTCATGATCGAACGTTTGAAGAGAAGCTGACATTTGTGTCCAAGTGGATGCTTTCTCACATTGAAGATGCTCATTATGATCTAAGAAAGCCGGTCTTTTTCACTGAATATGGATTCTCTAATCTGACCAATGACTTCCAGCATTCTCAACGTGAGCAGTTTTACAAAACTGTTTTAGACATTATCTATAAATCCGCAAAGAGAAAACGAGCTGGGGCAGGTGCATTGGTCTGGCAATTGTTTGTCGAAGGAATGGAAGAGTTCAATGATGATTTTGGGATTGTCCCTTGGGAAAGATCATCAACATACAGGACTTTTACCAAACAATCATGCAGGTTAGCCAGAATCCAGGGAACTCTTCTgcaaaatcaaatttttagagagTTGTGTTTGCAGAGACGGTGAAAATGAGTTCTGTTAAAATGTTTAAAATCTGTGGGAAAATGTTTCTCATTCGTTGTGCTGTTTCGCCCTGGGAAGAAATGTGGGTCACTTTTTGCTTTCATATTCTTGATTCTACACAAATTATGTAACTCGTGTTGGGTTAGACAAGTGTAGGTACATTGCAGCAGAGATTATAGATACTGCTGCAAGAATCTGTGTTCAAGAGCTTGCTATGAGAGATATATGTGTTGAAATCTCAGAGAGTGCAGTTAGGTTAGGGATTCTGTTTGCCTGTATATCAATTTTAGCTGTGATGATTTCGGGATtgcaaattaaaggttaaattatCTCATGCTTTGCTTTTAAGCTTGCCAGAAGTTTCATGTCATCGTGGGCATCTGGAAATAAAATTTTGGCCAGATCTGTCTCAAGATCAGGGACTTAAGGAATGAATTTGAAACTACCCTGTTGTACGCTTGTCCATGTAATAATAAGCCTAGAACAGGGAATGTAAACAATTCCATGCAAAGTTTGCATATAGTTTGAAGTTATAGCTTAAGCCTAAACCATTTCTGCTGGGATTCTACCAGATCGTATCTGGTTGCTAAAGCTCTAAAATTAACCCCAGGGAACAAAGAATGAAATCCAACAAGGCTTCAAGTAGCAAAACAAGAGATTTGCATTTGTTGCACAACTGGTGTGTACTAAAATGAGGATTTAGAAGGCCCAAGGAACCAAAATGAGGGGGTTGTTGGCAATCAAGAACATCAATAGGAAAAGGACAAAGAGGATATGAAATTGAACCCATTTAGCAAGGCAAactgtattaataaaatttagctAGAGTATTATGAAAAATACATTCAAGAAAAACTAATCCCTTGTGTTCTCATGAACATCAATTTCTGAAACAAGGAAACTggaaaaaacaaaaagaagaaaactAGAACTAGGCTATATGATTATATCAGGATCAACCTTAACATACATCATAATCACAGATCTAATTTTGACCTTTGTTTTGCCAATCTTGGCGAAGTCCTAACACCATTCCCAGAACTGGACCCATTCTCCCCATCACTTTTGCCCTTCTTTCCACCCTTCAATTTCTTCACCCCAAAATCCTCTCTATTCAACTCCTCAACCACCTTCATCACCGCATCACCCACACCACCGGTACCGCCTTTCTCCAACCCCCTTCTCCTTGTACTTACCCTGACCGCATCACTAGTCTTTCCAATCTTATTCACATCATTCTCCTTAGCTACCTTTTCGAAGTCTCCCACAAGCTTTCTCACCGGCTTCTTCTTACCAGAAGCCTCCACCTTCTCCGTAACCTGTTGTtcttcctcttcactatcctcgtCAAACAAATCCATAAATCTCCTTCTTTTTGTCACCATAGGAGCCGGAGGCGGAGAATCAGAGCCAACCCTCTTCCTGTTGTTCTCGTTCTTAGCTTTAACCCCACCTGGTAGTGGACCTCTTGAGACTTTGGGGCTATTACTGACTTGTAACTTTGCTAGTTTCTCGCGGTGCTTACGGAGCTTGTTGACATTGCCCTCGATGCGGCCTTGAAGGCGGAGACGCTTGAAGCTAAGACCACCCATAGACCAATGAGCCTCCTCTGCCCAGGAGAGCAAGGGGTCCATGACGGGCACAGGTGGATCCACCCTATGTGGATTCAGCTTTACGTCGGTGTAGATACGAGGGCGAGGGAGGCTACTACCATAGAACTTGCCGGGACCTAAAGAGACTACCATGATCAATTAGGCTAACAGCTAGTATGAGGGTGGGCTGATTTTCTTGGGGAAATTTCAACGAATGGTTGGTGGTTTTCTTGTTAGTCGTTTGGGTTATAAACAGAGAGCAGTAGGTGGCGCGGGGAACCTTGGCGGGAGGACTTGGCGCCAAAAAGTTGGCGCCATGGATTTTTGGGATTGGAAAATTGGGCTCTTTTGAGTCGTATATAAAAGTGAGCGAGAATTTTTCAGTGAATTTGGCGGCAACGAAACATCTCCAAATCGAATggtaataattttaaattgagaTGAAAATTTGAAATGCTATAGCCGATAGGCTACAGAACTCGAGGCTAATAAGTGGATATAATTGTAGGtatttcaaaaaggaaatttcTTAATAAGGGATCGATTCCCAGCTGATTCTGATTTGAAATCGATAATTTCTGTTCACGGTCAAGCTTGGCTCTAaactgaattttattttatttttttttatttttataaatttaatttaaattgattcTACTTTTAAATATCTGGATACTCTGAATATAGAGATTTTTtctgattaaagaaaaattaaattattttttctaagtttcaaattttattaaaatataaaatcatcTATATACATACATgtgatataaatatttattattaatttaacattgtaactaaatataaaaaataattttataaaataatttttataaatattctttatatgcaaataattttttttttaaaaaacctTAAATGATTtacatttataaatttataattttattgattagttttaattcataatatcataataaattttaaatgtatAAATTATTGAGTTTGAGTTTCAATCAAaccttatataaaaaaaaaaaaaatctacaattTTGTTCCCTcaaatgaaagaaaatattgaTTAATATCCAAGTTCTGTTAAAACTAAAGTACTGAAGTGGGAAAGAACTAATATGGTGCAAAGCCTTTAGGTTATTGAGACATAATTGTCTATTTTCCTTTAGGAAACACAATATAAAATACATCACCTTATGTACAGGGTTTTCTTCAATTTCAATATCATCAACCAAAATGTTGGAATCAAGATTCAaagttcatttatatatatatatatatatatatatatatataatttcattttttaagtTGAGGTTATTTTTACTTTATAAATAACATTTTTCACCGTATGAAATGAAAAATAAACcagaatatttatataaaatgatttaatcaaCTATAAGCAAGTCGTATTTCTATATGATTCAAAAGAAAGTTCTAATTTAAATCTAATAATTTTTCAAGATAATTGGgaaaaaaaattgagaacttcACAATGCAAATAATTGACAAATATTCTTATTGTATTGATTGATTATTTGCACTGGAAGCAAGAAACCAGAAACATACATATTATGTAGCAACAAATTTCCTAGTTGCCCATGGGAAAATGGGACTGCTTCAGGATTTACATGTATGCATACACAAGAGTCCACCTGAACAAATACTTCATGCTGATTGAAGAGAGGGTTGAAGTCATTTTAAGAGGAGCTGCTTCAATCAATAATTTTCAATTTGCAGACTCAGCACCAGGTGCCGAAGCAAACAAGCAAAACATTCCCTGCAGTTCTTTCAATCTTTGCCCTAATTAACTAGGATGAACTATGTTAAGAAACCAGAAACTGCAACAACAGCAATGAAGATTTCAATAAGATTTAAATACATCACATCACGTAAAGAATACTTGGCAAGAGACGCTGTCATTAAATTCACTAACCAGAATTACAGATTAAAAGGAGTTTATGGTTCAGAGGACTGATTTTGACCGAGCTCTGAGCTCAACATATGGTGGAGGAGCATATCAACTCTTTGACTACGAGTTTTTGTGCTGCATCAATCAAAACAATAAGTTCAGAGTTCTGTTAGCACCTAATATGTGAATTAAGTATATTGCAGTTTTTCACTTCCATAAACAGCTAAGGACATACCCAACATATCGGTGCCGAGGCCTTGCATCTCTTTCATCCTAGAATAATGTGGAAAGTAAAAAAGATATCATTTAGATTCAGTAATTAGCAAAACTGTGACCATCATCGGGTGATAAATCTAATAACAAACACCATAATTGTAGAACAAAAAAATTGCAAAAACTCAAAACTTGATATGGATAAGAAGCAGTATCCTAATGATACAAACCGGATAATAGGGTTGTAAATGAAACAAGTTGAGCTTTGAAGAATTTAGGCTCGGGTCATTAGATTTTTACTGAGCTCGAGCTCAGATTTGAAGGTCGAGCTTGGCTCATTTAGATTTATTAGGCTCAAGCACAGCTCACATTTAACTCATTTATCAAACTCATGAGCGCAGCCTGCATTAAACTTGGTAATGCAGCATTCTATATCATGATCTACTCACAAATAAGACTCAGGTTTAGCTTTCTTAAAACAAGCATACAAGTCTTCTGAAAAAACAGAAAAAGGGTTTGCAACAGGTACCCACCTTATCTTCGCCTATCTCTAGTTCCATTTCAGCAAAGAATGCCTCCAGGACAAAAGCAACAACCTGAAATGCATTGGTAACATTAAGTTATACATTTAGCTACAGCCTTAAAGTACGAAAAATGTGCATTCCAATAAGCAATGTAGCTAAGAAAATAAGGACCCACAACATATCGGCCAATAATATCACAAAAGAAAGATCCAATTCAATGACAATTAATTTCCAACTACCATGTTACCAATCACAGGAGTGCAATTCCAGAATTTCTTAAACCTCAGCCCTATCATGATTAGGAAATACTGAAAAGAAAATCATCCTATCTTCAACTTTTTCTATTCATGACCATTGCACCGTGGGTTAGCATTTATCCATGTTTTGATGTTTGATAACACATTTGAGTTGTTCAAACTTTGAATGCTAGATTGCTTTCTAATGATAACATATATCTTCTTTATCATTCAGATGAACCATCCACGCTAATGTATCATTGAGAAGCTTCTGGAGTAGCCAGTcaccaatttttcacatgttgTGAGGCTCATTGGATGAGAAGAATACCCACCGTGCAATTGAAATGACCATTTGCTTATTTCAATACTTGAAATGCATATCATTTTACAAAGGAATGTGTTTAAGGTATTGATGGAAATTTTCTTTTAGAAGTAAAGACTCAGCATCCACACCTCTGTTATGAGTAATAAGGAGAATAAGGGGTGTTGCAAATAAATAGAGGGCCTTTGGGGTTGAAATTGTAATAAAGGAATAGTATGGAAATTAGTAGGGACAGTTAGGAATTAGTTAGAGAGTGGCAGGAACAGTTACTAAAGAGGTCTATAGCTGTATAAACAACAGCTATTGTAACAAGAGAAACTATTCCACAATATTATCAATGAATTTCTCATTCTCCTCTCTCTAATTTTGttctttctcttctctctctGCCTTTTCGCTGCTTCTTGCTCTTCTTTTCCTATCCTTTCCTCTGTATTCTCAGCTATACTGGAGAGTAGGGTTCTGTTACATAACAACCTCTCTCATAGCTAATGTGTTCTTTTTCCTGCCAATGATAAGGCAAAAGAGTAGAACTCTATTCAGCTCTACATTAGTCATTTATCTTCAATGGAAAACTTCATGTATCTCTAAGCTGTTGCTTTTGTGAGACAGAAAatagatataaaaaaaattctagaaagctGAAATACTAAATAGACTTACCAAATTCAAAAGCAGTAGAACAGTTATAAGGTAGAAGCTGATGAAATATGCAAGGGACCAAGAGCTTCCTGTCAAGTCCTTATAGCTCTGAAATGGTATGGGCAAATGACGGATcgagtaattataaaataaaggaGTAGGAAAGTTAAAACAGATAAAGATATATTTTAACAGGTAAAGATTACTTTTGTGATGTTGAATGTCATATGCAATGCAAAATATCCAGCATGTAACATATGATGTTCCCAGAAAATTACCACAGAAAGACAGCAAAATCTGGTAATTATGAtaataaaagtgaaaagaaaaaatagGAAAGGTGTAGAAAATCAAGAAATAATTATGTTACCTGCATCCAAATTTGCCAATTTCCCATCACTAGCAGATTAAAAAGTGTCACCATTCCATTTGGATAGTCATTAAAATTGAATAGTATATAACTGATTTTGTCAAGGATTGTGAGTTTCAGGAACCAACAGTAACCCTAAATAAAACCTatcaggggaaaaaaaaaaaaaaagaaataaaggcAAGTAGCCTAAATGAAAATGCAAATATTTAGCTAATTTTTTATATGATCACGGGAAAGGACATCCTCTCACAATTACACATCAGCAATCCACAGGCAGATTAGAGGCTACTTATGTTTTACAGTGCCAAAGTATTACAGTTGTATGAAAAAAGAAAATGTTCAGTTTAAGATAAAGCCATAAAGGATACTCAGAATCAGCAAGATCTGTGTCTTCCAGATTGGGGTTCCCAGCATTGACAAGTCCACCAAAGATCTACAAATTTAAACGAGTAGAGAATATTATAACATTAAATGGAATATCACCTAATGGAGTGAATAGAATCCCAAAGATATGCCATTCAAAGAAATGATGATCAGATAACACAAGTGATCAAGCAACGAGCAGATTGAACAAAATGATGAAACATTTAACTTAGGGCCAAAATTATATTAATCATTCACATAATTAAGTCCAAACTGTTTTATCTTGTAAATGTATTAAAATGCTGCCTGTAGATAAAGAACAATTTTCAAAGCAAAATAACTTGGTTCTAAATTTTcatgttgaaaaaaaaatataaataagtggATGCAATACATGTTAGAAAGTTTTTCTGCACTTTACTTTCCTATTACTGGGAAGCATAAGTTGACGATGAAAAGAAAATCCTATGAAATAGAGTGCAATTTGATTGATTTGATAGGTAAGCAGGTGAAGAAAGCACCCAATGTACCTGTACACCAAGAGAACAATAGATACATAGTACACAAAATATTGTGCCCAGATATGGCATCAAACTTGGTATGAGGGTTAAGAATGTGGCCACAAAAGCTCGGTAACTTCGGACATGCATCAACAACCTTATCAATCTTAACATTCTTGCCAGGAGAAGGTAACGAATCCTGTCAACAAAAAAAGAAACGATCCATCACAAATGAAGAATTGATATTTGTATCTAATGAAATTTACAATTTCCTATTAGAAAACTAATGCTCACAGGATGAAGATAACAAAATAAGAGCAGAGTGAACAATGTCAAAATGCAAATTCACATTTGATTTGATGAGCATCCATCGTACACATGTATGATATCAATGAACCAACAAAGAAAAAATATGTGAGAAAAACTAATGCTCCTGATCATATATGAATATATGAGGGCACAGACATGCAACTGTCCTACATTACCTAGTTGATCATTGCAATCTTTCGATAGGTAAGGCTACCAACCAGGAACTAACCCTTAAAACCTGGGAAATTTACCACAAAGAAACTGTAGACATCTCTTAAGAATTCACTCCATTGCATCagcaaaattttcaaaagaaTTCAAGTAAATAGATCAAACAAGTTTACCCTAATCATCCATCTCATTTGCCATTACTCATTGAAAAATCTAGTAAACAAAAGTGAAAATGAAAGAAGTATGATGCAAAATATTTAAAGATATGCATTAGCCAGAGATTTGAAGAATCAGTAGTCCTTACCATTCTCCATTTGAAAGAAAAGTGAGTCCATGAGGCGATGCAAAAGTTAGAGTTTCTCCAATAACTGCAAA
This sequence is a window from Hevea brasiliensis isolate MT/VB/25A 57/8 chromosome 10, ASM3005281v1, whole genome shotgun sequence. Protein-coding genes within it:
- the LOC110668223 gene encoding mannan endo-1,4-beta-mannosidase 2, which translates into the protein MMAGNGLFYPILGFASCVAFIYMSFGDLMLTYHQEPELAFVTRNGTQFMVDGRPFYINGWNSYWLMDHSAEDDRKPRVSAMLEAGAKMGLTVCRTWAFNDGGYNALQVSPGRLDERVFKALDYVIAEARQHGIRLLLCLVNNLKPYGGKTQYVKWAWEEGIGLSSSNDSFFFDPTIKRYFKNYVKTLLTRKNTITGIEYRNDPSIFGWELMNEPRCMSDPSGDTLQDWIEEMSAFVKSIDKNHLLTVGLEGFYGPKNPKRLTVNPEDWASTFGSDFVRNSKVPDIDFASVHIYPDHWIHDRTFEEKLTFVSKWMLSHIEDAHYDLRKPVFFTEYGFSNLTNDFQHSQREQFYKTVLDIIYKSAKRKRAGAGALVWQLFVEGMEEFNDDFGIVPWERSSTYRTFTKQSCRLARIQGTLLQNQIFRELCLQRR
- the LOC110668224 gene encoding uncharacterized protein LOC110668224 is translated as MVVSLGPGKFYGSSLPRPRIYTDVKLNPHRVDPPVPVMDPLLSWAEEAHWSMGGLSFKRLRLQGRIEGNVNKLRKHREKLAKLQVSNSPKVSRGPLPGGVKAKNENNRKRVGSDSPPPAPMVTKRRRFMDLFDEDSEEEEQQVTEKVEASGKKKPVRKLVGDFEKVAKENDVNKIGKTSDAVRVSTRRRGLEKGGTGGVGDAVMKVVEELNREDFGVKKLKGGKKGKSDGENGSSSGNGVRTSPRLAKQRSKLDL